The genomic stretch GGTGAATCGAAAGAACCGATTCAGACGGGACTATTGATCCGATTCCTAAGATTCACCGTAATGagtcattcaaaatgaataaGCCTTTCACGAACGCACATCACTATTAAACAGTCTTGTTCTGATGACTGAGTTGTAGTTAGGGTTACTGCTCCAAATAGGAGTGCATTGTCTGCCGAGAAATGGCTAGTAACAGACAACTGCATGCTTCTGTGCACAAGAAATACTATAATATCAAATTCCTGCTTGAACTAAATTCACAACATAAATATTCTCAACCACCACGGGGATTGGATCAGTAtatgttttgaatgttttaaaatgttttaaattatcgTTGTAATTTCAATGAAATTATACAAGTTGAGCATTCTCGTTAAATGCAAAATATGTCTTGATATATAGGGGACCTTATTcaataatgtaaatacattactttataaaagcgtgctttttttttttttttaatgttaccagCGCCAAGCCAATATAAAAACGCGTTTTTACGCCTTAAGAATTATTGTCCTCTCCGGCTACCATACTCTGAGGTAGCTAGCGTGTTGTTAGATCTTCAAAGTAGTGCATGTTGAAACAGCAGGTATGTGTTTATGATACGTAAATACATGGATCTGACGATAAAACACTTCGGTAACTTGGAAAACGAATAAGTTTGGTTGAGCAGAGGAGGTAAGAATAAATAATCTTTTACGGTCTAGCTAAGTACATACACATGTGGAATTAACACGCATGTTTCATTGACACTGGTTTAGTGAAAACTATACAAAggattaaatacagaaaaaaaacgtTCATATGTAGTTTTATTTGGCTATGGTGACGAGTACTATTATCGTCGATGTGATACGGTGCCTGGTACTGTAGGGAAACGTAAAATACAAAGATCACGTCACTGAAATGAGActcaatatatatacaatatatatatgcatttttaaaattctatattatatatgagTGACtaatatctactatatatatatacttttactaATTCCCAAACGGCTGTACAGTTTCTGTCGGTCATGTTAAAGATTTATCTTAAAGCGGTTATGGTAGACAATATTAATTCAATTGtagcattttaattctttaacttATAAATTCTCTGTTTCAGTTTATGTAGATGTTTACTCTGGCACTAGGCAGCTGATTCCACTGCTGCCATTAGCTGCGcaaaacaaattcttaatatAACCAAACATTTCTCGTTGTCTTTCTTCAGCCCTGTTGTTAAAGAAGCCCTACTGGGGGGCTTCTTACTGGCAGTAGAATTTGTACTGGTAATGGGAAACCCCAGAAAGACTGGTGCAAGTAGATTTTCCACTGGTTCTAATCCAGGGTTTCCCATCCCTAGTCCTggagaccccctgtgtcttctgttttgtatcGCAACTGAGCTCACAATTACTTAACAAGACCCTTAATAACTAATATTTAGCTTAATTTGACCTTAAACGGTTTCAGATATCAAGTtagcaataacattttataagtaacttgaactctgcaacccTTTAGGAGcggagaacaattaaaaaggtctaattaagcaaatttttagttaaattaaggggctaggtaagtaattgagagctcagtagGAATGAAAAGAAGAGGacacaaggggtccccaggaccagtgTTGGGAAGACCTGCAGTAGAGGGTATTTGAACTGATTTATGGTCAGCTACTTTTGTATCAGTTCTGGCCTCTGATTGGTTGGGCAATATGTACTGGAGGTGATGGCGACCTTCTATAATCACATCTATAACACCGTGTAATGCATGTTGAAACAGCAGGTATGTGTGTATGATATGTAAATACATGGATCTGACGATAAAACACttcgtaaatacagtataatcgtaaatctcgaaaaactactcacttctaaatcttttgtagtcatttttgtattactttagtataaatacatgttaatttggattcatatgttgtttttttctgactttatgtgaacgaaaagacccacatttgcccgttttcccattggaaatagtgatattttgaaatatcactgtcctggtcacaaaagcaaagtttgtggggaataatagccattttctatacttttgaggcataagcaattaggaaataacacttactacccaggaacaaattgtgttacatagtgtaattcataTCATTGATTGAGGAGAAGTCAAAACAATACCTTGTTTATAAATCACTTATATACCACTTCCTGAAGTTAAATGTTATGTGGATGCTTTGTTccatataaaaaatactgtagtacagtCCAAAACGCTAcagtttatattacagtatactaGATCCTGCAAAATACTGTGGAAAAGTGTAGTGATTTTGGGTGGTAGtcctagtatttatttatttgtcagataTTATAGTGAAATCGATGTAACTCTTGTCTCAAGCAGGTGAAACGCTTTGAAAGTGATGTCGCTGGTACCTGACTGCCGGTCATTGTTTGACTGCACCCAGGACCCAGGTCTACTGGATGGGCTGCAAGAGGTCAATTCTGTCCAGAGTCTGACCCTACCTGCTCAGACACACTCTCCACATGAAGGTACAACACACTGATTATATAGATATCACAGCTATTTGAACCTCTGAATTATATAGATATCACAGCTATCTGAACCTCTGAATTTATATAGATATCATGGCTATCTGAACCTCTGAATTTATATAGATATCACGGCTATCTGAACCTTTGAATTTATATAGATATCACAGCTATCTGAAGCTCTGAATTCCTCACTGTTTTTTTGACTCAGAATAGCATTTGTAAAACATAATGTGGATGTTGGCAAACTCTGCATGTGCACTTTCTGTGAATGTCACTGTGCCTTTGGTACTGGATAGGGCATTCAAGGAACTGTCTTGGGAACCAACTGCCTGTTTTTGCTGAAACCTGTGAATAGGCATTTGAGATTAGATGCTGTTCTAAATGTAGATCATGCTGGCTTGTTTCTCATGATGGGAGATATGGATGTTGCTGATGCATTGAATTCCTGATTAGTCTCCGGGAAGAAAACCAGACTAAGGTACAGTACCCTGCTCTTCAAGTGTCTTCTTGTTGTTAGACTTTGGCTGAAGTAGCTTGTTTTTTCCAGACGAAGGCACCGAGGTTGATAGCAGTAAGAGGGATGCCTTGACCACCGAGGTGTCAGACAGGATGTTTTGCTCGGCCTGCCAGTGTCCCTTCGATAGCCGAGAGGAacaggtgagggggggggggggggggggaggagtatGTGCAGGACGGGACCAATATTCAACCTTAGTATTTCATACTCCAGCCCaatcatacaaaaatacatttacttttagGTTCAGTTTAAAGGTGTAGTTTCCAcatgtttttaatagtgttttttttttttttctttaaatagatTATTTCCATCATCTAAAGGAGgccttctcaaactcggtcccggggaccccccgtggctgctggttttcattccaactgtgCTCTcggttacttaactagacccttaattgaactaataacttgcttaattagacctttttacttgtttccagctcttaaacagttgtagttcaagttacttatcaaatgttattgctaacttgaaatatgcaattgttcaagagctgaaaacaagtaaaaagcaaattatcagttcaattaagggtatagttaagtaactgagagcacggttggaatgaaaaccagcagccacaaggggtccccaggactgagtttgagaagccctgatctaaaCCTTAAACACTACTATTAGAAATTAGAAATGGAAAATAATGGAAATTCATCAAGGTCATGTTTTGTCCACTTGGTTTAATTTCTTCCAGTTTGTTTATACTCAGTATTCATCCCTGCAGCAGGTAGTACTGGAGCTTGTCTGTCTggtgtaaaagcacagcagcttCAGGGAAATTGAGTTTAGGAGATATAAACAAACGGAACTATCATCAAGCTCATTCGTTTTGCAGTGACCGTTTGAATGGAGTCTCCTCTTTTGAGAGTGAAAAGGGTTTTCTTGTGTCTTCAGATCGAACACTACAAGCTGGACTGGCATCGGTTTAACCTGAGACAGAGGCTTCTGGGGGGACTGCTGACAACTGCAGAGGAGTTTGAGACGAGGACAGGCGCAGGTATGAGCTATAGGAACTGGGACCAGAGGCGAAACACGGTACTATGGTTATCTGGCAGATAGAGTAGGTTAAGAGCCAAGAGCTTTGTTAATGTCTGGCTAGCTCATGAAGCCTTCAATTAGTGCCAGTGCTAACCcccactaaaaaaaaatgtttggattAGGGTTTTATGCAAAAACATGATTCTCACCCACTTTGCCAGTATTCCAGGTTCAGTGCTATGTATTGCTCACACAGAACTGTCCCATCCTTGGACTCTCCATTAGCTCTGGTAGGTCTTCACCACACAGTAGAGGGTCAGCACCTTCTGTAAATAATGCTGTAATAACACCAGAATGGTTTCTGGGGTGGTGTAGATGATCTAATTGATAATCCTAAAAATAGTGACTCTCTATAATGACCCCTGATGCACGTTTCATCTTTCCAGGTGACCTATCCAGCATCTCTGGTTCGGACTCTGACGACGAGGATGTCTCCGACAGTGACTGGGGTTACCGTGGCGATGGTGACAGCACCTCCGCTGGGACAGACAGCCCTCCAGAGGCCCTGAACAAACGCCCATCCTGCAGAGTTGTCTTCCGGAACACCAGGGGGCAGTATCTGTCAGTCTACCGCTGCATACTGCAAAGCAACAAGGTAGAACACCAGTCCTGGGGTATGCTAAACTACAGTACAATCTGTGGTATAGCAATTCAAATTCCTTGTTTAAATAGGTAAACCAACTGAGAACGGATCCCCCTTTAATCCTGTGACAAAGGGatcagagaattggtcagggagaAGCAAGACATACTTTAATATGAGTTCAGTATTGCATGTTAATAATGACAATAATGTTGGAATCTTGTTACCTGGAATtgcttcatattttattttaagcgaactaacattattttttaaaggtaatttattaaagaaataggAGCTATCTATTTATTAAGAGTAGTTAGTATTTACTTGCCTTGTATGGGAAGGTAGACCATTCTGAAGCATTTGCACTCCCTGTCCAGTCTTTTTGTTGTCTTGGAGTCTGGTGTGCTCAGTCAgctttcagtgtgtgtgtcagtatcagTCAGAAGGAAGGAACTCAATAAACACTTCTCTCTATTGCAGATGGAAAGCGAGACTATGCTTGCAGCCTCTCTCCAGAATCTCAGTAACAAGTCTGTGTGGGTCATCCTGATGACTGGAGGAGGACACTTTGCAGGCGCCGTTTTCCAAGGGTAAGAGGACGGGGGTCTCGTCTTTTAGCACCCCTTGAAAAATGAATTTTTAATGTGTCAAATTAGGAGCATTTTTTGTAGCTTTATAGGGTGAATGAAACTACGGCCTTGGCACTTAAGCGTTTCTTTGCTATAAAGAGTAGAATTCCAGCAAAGGAGCTGTGCAGTGTGAAGAGGTCTTGATGGCTCCTGTTGTGTTTTTGCAGGAGGGAAGTTCTGCAGCACAAGACTTTTCATCGATACACCGTGCGAGCGAAGCGGGGCACAGCACAGGGGCTCCGGGATGGGCAGAACCGCAGCCACGCGCCCAAATCTGCCGGCGCTGCCCTGCGCAGGTACAACGAGGCTGCTCTGGTTAAGGTGGGTTAAGGTCTTTCATACTGTTTATTTTAGCTTTCCTagaggagtgctaaccaaggttacAATTcacaatccattttcttacctcttagtAGAAATGTTATCActggtcacttttttttcttctgtttgaagatctttttttttttttttggttgtcttttATACCTCAgttatgcagatatttcaaatacaattttaCAGATGAAAAGTTgcaaatacactttaaaatacaggtCCATTATCTACACTCAAAGAAAGGTGTGTTAAGTGGATGTAGTAAATGGTAACTGCATGTAGTCGATTTAGATATTTAGTGTATTCAGAGTTGCTGCAGCTTCCTGGTACTTGCATGGAAGTTGAGATGCAATGGATGTTAgttgacctacagcaaaggtccCAGTTTATCTAAAATGAATGTATATATATTCTGTGCTAGTGCAAAGTAACACACATTAACATTGTAgcgccgtaaaaaaaaaaaaaagtaagggcACTCAAAGTTTCTCTAGTTAGTTACAAAGATTTGTAATAGGTTAAAGGTTAACCCTATAAAAGCTCTTCCGCGTTTCTTATGACATGGTATTCAGTCCTTCCCTCCTCGCTGTGTGTGTCACAGGATATTCAGAACCTGCTGGAGAGCTGGTCAGAGCACCTGAAGGAAGCCAGCGCCATCTTCCTGCGGTGCCCCAGCTATAGCCGTGCCATGTTCATCGGGGGCAAGGCTGCTCCACTGGACAGGAGTGACCCACGTCTGCGCACCCTGCCCTTCCCCACCCGTCGCGCCACCTTCCGAGAGATCAAGAAAGTGCACGAGATCCTCGCCACCCTGCACATCTACGGTATGCAACAGCAGCAGGCCCGATGAGCCATATCCTGTATAATAAACAGCTTACCTGGAGCAATATAAGGGTCATCAATTTAAACTCTGTGCTTTGACATTCCTGAAATAAAGGGTGCTGTATAAGTGTAACATGCTACTGTATGCTCAGGCTTTGGTAGATGCATAAAAAAGGCCAGCTTATTTAGCTGTCATTATTAAAGTACCATAGAAACTTATAATCTTTGCAATATAAGTGCATCTGTGCCCAAGTGGACCACATTTAGGGAAAGTTGATAAGCAAACCACACCGATGGACAAAAAAGGTTTCAGGATAGGTGTTGTGCATATGCAAAAAAGTAACTTTGTCACCCATGGAGAGAATGTGTCTGAACGTTGCATGAAAAACCCAGTGCTTCTGTCTTGCAGGGAAAGACACTGAAATCGCAGACATATGTAGTCCACTGAAGAAAGCGCGGAAGAAGGTGTCTAAACCTGCACAAAAAGAGGATGCAGAGGAGAAGGGTAAGTTACCATAAATGATTCTACTGCTTAATGTGGCTATGTCCTCAAATGTTTCCTCCTACAGTGTACCACAGACCTGTATTTTTCATTTGGAAACTACTGCTCCAAATGGAAAAGGGTGTTACATTGATGGACAGAAGCTTAATATCTCTAACCCCCAGTGTGATAGGGTAGCGTCACGGCCCAGGCTGGCTACCGCTAGGAATTTCACCCAGAGACAGATAGCTGCAGTTTTAAGAGTGTATGcgcatgtttatttaacaaaagaatAACTGCGTAgcctgggcattagccttcactaccgCGTtcatcaataatacaaaaatcacagcacaagcacaagcactgGCCCCAAACGCCTTCAACAAAAAAGAGTTCCTGGATCATGTGGCCAATCCCCTATTAGCATCAGTTACACCttactggggaatggccacacctgtgattgctggcagggacagatttaaccccatccctgccaaccttacatttccacacaccccatttacagcagcagggcttttgccctgccatgcctagacacacacacacaaaattaataaataccatTGGCAGAAAGTGCTTTTTTGGGTTGCtgaatgttttttaaactcaGTGCTTTGATATTTCTGAAaagaaaggtgctgtataaatttCAACATTCACCTGTTTATTCAGGCTCTGGTAGATTCTGCCCAGTTGTTTAGCTATCATTATAAAAGTATGTCGTCAAAACATTTAAGTCTACATTTAAGTCTTAAATTAAGACCCATATGAACCATCGGATGCCTCTTTCAAGCCCCAGTGCCTACAGAGGAGAGCTCTGAGGAGGAGAGCCCTTCGGGGGAGCTGGAGACGGTGGAGCTGACCCTGGGAACCCTGGAGCTCCGGGAGTTTGAGATCTACCCTCGCAAGAAGAGAAGGAAGAAAAAGAAGGGTGGAAATAGAGCAACTAGAGGAGGTAAAATGAATCAGACACTGGAACAGACTGCAGACTTGAGAAACGTGCCTGGTGTCTGGTAGATACAGTAGATATTAACAAGCAAGATTTTGTACAGTGATACTCCAAAATATTATCCATTTACCATCACTGCAGAACAGCCtcaatatgtgtttcttttattctgGCAGCTCCTTGATTGTTGTTCCAGTAAAGAAGAGGCTTTATTTACAAATATCCTACCCACAGTCTGTCTTGAATAATACATTAGTGGGTGCTACTGCATCTGTGAAGTGGCTTGTCCAGTTAAATGATTTGCTTGCATTATGAGCAGCGGACTATCTGTTTAGGGTTTCTAAGCTATAGGAGGGAAGAGTATGTGCTGCTGCAGTTCACTTGGTTTGAGAATCAACCACAACCTTAAAATGCTCAATCAGAATTGTAAGGTACACTACAGAACCCTAAGATGGCAGTAGCTGAAACCTTGGTATGTGTCAGTAAGCTGATTGAGGTGTGGAATTTGTGTTTGTAGAGGCTGCTACAGGAGATCAGGAAGAGatagaggagggggagagggaggaatCTGAGGCAGCAGAGCTGAGAGC from Polyodon spathula isolate WHYD16114869_AA chromosome 11, ASM1765450v1, whole genome shotgun sequence encodes the following:
- the ankzf1 gene encoding ankyrin repeat and zinc finger domain-containing protein 1 isoform X2 is translated as MSLVPDCRSLFDCTQDPGLLDGLQEVNSVQSLTLPAQTHSPHEDEGTEVDSSKRDALTTEVSDRMFCSACQCPFDSREEQIEHYKLDWHRFNLRQRLLGGLLTTAEEFETRTGAGDLSSISGSDSDDEDVSDSDWGYRGDGDSTSAGTDSPPEALNKRPSCRVVFRNTRGQYLSVYRCILQSNKMESETMLAASLQNLSNKSVWVILMTGGGHFAGAVFQGREVLQHKTFHRYTVRAKRGTAQGLRDGQNRSHAPKSAGAALRRYNEAALVKDIQNLLESWSEHLKEASAIFLRCPSYSRAMFIGGKAAPLDRSDPRLRTLPFPTRRATFREIKKVHEILATLHIYGKDTEIADICSPLKKARKKVSKPAQKEDAEEKAPVPTEESSEEESPSGELETVELTLGTLELREFEIYPRKKRRKKKKGGNRATRGEAATGDQEEIEEGEREESEAAELRATEEGSEIKGTGRRKPRKNKVAQNEHMDRESLEYSLRDTLFTACKIGDVATLRSLLQLQEGSPGSFQATEGGGCPLQVPAAVHLLNQEIDSSGFRLLHVASVAGQRAVIRLLLDAGSDPACRDKKGQSPYSVSTDKDTRNEFRKYMADHPDKYDYNKAQVPGPLTAEIELKKAEKKRAQKALKKHREKEQREERKLKEEEELEKRRYAALGEREKRALAAERRLVQQMAASGSTLSNTR
- the ankzf1 gene encoding ankyrin repeat and zinc finger domain-containing protein 1 isoform X1, with the translated sequence MSLVPDCRSLFDCTQDPGLLDGLQEVNSVQSLTLPAQTHSPHEDEGTEVDSSKRDALTTEVSDRMFCSACQCPFDSREEQIEHYKLDWHRFNLRQRLLGGLLTTAEEFETRTGAGDLSSISGSDSDDEDVSDSDWGYRGDGDSTSAGTDSPPEALNKRPSCRVVFRNTRGQYLSVYRCILQSNKMESETMLAASLQNLSNKSVWVILMTGGGHFAGAVFQGREVLQHKTFHRYTVRAKRGTAQGLRDGQNRSHAPKSAGAALRRYNEAALVKDIQNLLESWSEHLKEASAIFLRCPSYSRAMFIGGKAAPLDRSDPRLRTLPFPTRRATFREIKKVHEILATLHIYGKDTEIADICSPLKKARKKVSKPAQKEDAEEKAPVPTEESSEEESPSGELETVELTLGTLELREFEIYPRKKRRKKKKGGNRATRGEAATGDQEEIEEGEREESEAAELRATEEGSEIKGTGRRKPRKNKVAQNEHMDRESLEYSLRDTLFTACKIGDVATLRSLLQLQEGSPGSFQATEGGGCPLQVPAAVHLLNQEIDSSGFRLLHVASVAGQRAVIRLLLDAGSDPACRDKKGQSPYSVSTDKDTRNEFRKYMADHPDKYDYNKAQVPGPLTAEIELKKAEKKRAQKALKKHREKEQREERKLKEEEELEKRRYAALGEREKRALAAERRLVQQMAASGSTLSNTRRCWQCGESLLGKIPFEYLDFSFCTIRCLQEHKRSRSTTKP